Part of the Triticum urartu cultivar G1812 chromosome 2, Tu2.1, whole genome shotgun sequence genome, TTGCTAGCTGAATTAATAATCATTTTTATCTACATTGCTCATGGTATGATGTTTTCAAATCTCATCATGCCTACAAAAACTTATTGTCTGATGTCTAACCTAAAAAATAAAATTCATGATTGGATAAAATTCATAATTGCAACAAAGTGCTATGTGCCGTTTAGTTTTTGTTGAGGCACGAAGATAGATCCTTCTTTTCTTGACAAAGcgaatttatttattactaaagcCGAAGTCAGTAGGAGTACTATTATGAAGAAATTCAGACCTCGAGCTCGAGTGTTTGTATAGGCGGACATTTGCAATGCCAAGATGTTGCAGCCATGAAGTTGACTCCTTTTTTAAACAGGACTATAGTCACCATTCAAACTGATGATTTGCAATAGATCCGTAATTTCTCACTATACGCTGAATTCAACTTTTGATATTCTTTTCCTTTGGTGTAAATATGCTGATACGTAAACATCATGGGTTTTGAAAATTCTGCATTATACTCCATGTAAATATACTTCTTTTAAAATGATCGGGAGCGGCAACGCGCGCCCTCATGTTCTAGTATTTTAGAAAAGAAGTACTATATAATGTTCATAATAAATAATGTATCTGTATATTTTATTGTTACTCGGCAGCAAAGGATTCAGATAGTTATTTTTAACATGTGAAGTTTTGTCTAGAAGCAAAGCAACAAAACATGTCACATATTATCAATTGAAATTGCAAAGTAAGATGGGCATTTTGGCCGAGGCACAGTAAAGGTCGGGCAAATCATCAGTTCGCGGATGACATCTCCCTGGTACTGGTAGGTATAGCTAGCTGAATCCCTTGGCCGCGAATTGACAGCACCAACCTCCACTCCAAGCCCCAAAGCGAATTGATATTACCAACCTCCACTCCAAGCTCCACCGCCGGGAGGAAGAACCCTAGCCGCCCTTCAAGGTCCCTGTTCCCCACGCCGCCTCTGGACGGACCTGCGTATGATTCGCAAACCTTTATTCTCTATTTAGATTCCGATTTGCTTGACACCATCGCATCCTTGCACGAGAGGGCCTTTTTCAGAGTGGCAGGACCCTTTTATTTTGTTCGTTTGACTTTGatttgaagttcatcacaaaagtatgtttctttatttttaaatgttcttcttcttccttttcttgtACTGCGATTTGGACGTATTGTTAATATACAAAAACACTGGCTCATTGCACTGAAATTGTGAAATGCAGTACCGGGGAGTAGGGTCGAAATAGTGCTGGTGACTCAGTGAAACTAATTGGTACATGTTTTCAAGTATTAGTGTGTTACAACGGGAGAGACAGAGAGTAGGATCATCCTATGAATTAGGCAACGTTTTAAAATACAATAGGAGAAGCAGACACTTGGATCTGTTCAAAAGTACTTTGCGTTAACTTTTGAGTGGTCCTACCAATTATTCAACTAGTGTCTACCATTTAGATCGACGGTGGACCAATTGGACAATCAAAACATGGATACTGATTCTCTGGTTCAGTGATGAGATTACGTATTCTACTACATTAGTTAATTTAGAGTAAATTCTGTTTCTGCTTATCCAAACTTGCACCTCTGTAGCACTTAGGTGGGTAAAATGTTGAAACCTCATTGCCTCATTGGTTGTCTGCTGAAATTGTATAAGTAAAATAGCTTAATATACTGATGAAATAACTAGAAACTTGTCATATAGCCTGCAAGCTACTCGGCTGACCTGAACCAGGATGTTGCAGCTATATTTCACTCCCATGTCCTACGGTTACTAATGCCATATGCCGCCTCAGTTTTTTATTACCAAGCATTTTATGAAGGCATATTTTGTGCACAGGAGTGAAGGCACATAGAGCAATCTGGACCATCAATGCTTTCTTTGAGATTCGTGTGTGACAAAATAAGAATTTTAATAATAGCCCGCATGCTCATGCACTTGGAAATACATAGCTTTTTTTTATGCAAACTCAACATAATATAATTTATGTGCAGTGCCTTCCCTTGCAGTCTAGGCTCTAGTGCATGTCAGCAGCAGAAACTATTAATATCATACCAGAACAACCGCGCGATGCACGGTGCTCCCTGGTTCATTTAATTTATCCTGGATCTAGTTAGACATCATAGCTTTGCTTTTTTTGGTTTCATTCTACCAAGGGCTAAGACTTATGGTATCAAACTCCATCTGCTGAAACCAACACGGGCGGTGTCAATGCATGTTCTGTAGTCCAATTTTCcaaatctatacctactattaaagggaataggtattcttggtttggtttagTCCTTTTCGTTTGACTCATACACAGGCTAAGCCACCTGGGCCAGGTACTTATATGTTGTTGGGCCTTTTATGGGCTTTCATAGAGACCGCGAAAAATAATTGGGTCAAAATAAATCAACATTGTTGGAATTGAACACAGGACCTCTTGTCTGGATCTTCGATATAACAACCAACGACCTATGCGCCATTCATATTTACTAATCCCAACTCACTCTAAATATATGAGTGGCAGTCCTCATGTTGAGGGCGAGCTAATTAAGCGAATGAGCTAATTAAAGGAAGGATTGTGGGCTTAAATAAAATATTTAAGCGGATGTGGCTAATTAAAGAAAGAATTATGGGTAAACCGGTGGAATAATTAAAACAAAGATTGTGGTCTTAATAAATAGAATATTCAAATAGATGAGGCTAATTAAATGAAGGACTTGAGGTAAAAATGTAGGATAAAAGGAAGGATTAGTAGGTTTCAATGTGTTGGGGCTGCTAAATTAGAAAAGGAAGGATTTGACTCCCGACTAAAACGAGTGAGGACGTCATGGTAATTAAAGAAAGGATTATACTTAAATGAAATCAGTGAGAGATTATGCCCGGCAAAGAAAGTATGAACATGGCTAAATTGCATCATATTTTTTTATGTTCATTTTGTAGAAGGATGTTGGGTTGCAGCATGTTCTTCATAGTGAATCCGGTGCTGTGGGacattatgcttgcacaaaacatcaattttcccgttgcaacgcatgggcatatGTGCTAGTTTTACTTATACTTATTCATAAAGCAAAACATCAGAACAAATTGTTTTTTGGTGCATCAAAACAGGTTCACCCATCCAATCTTCGGCTAGTAACAAAGAGGGATTTTATAAGCTTTATTATGTTGTTATAAAAAATATTAAGTTTTTGCCTGTAAATGTATCTATCGTCTAGGAGGCCGGGTTATACGTGCATATTTTTGTTTCTTCAGTTGATTGAATTTCTTATGTATTTTTCTTGCAGGAATAAAACTGTGAATGTTCGCTTACACCTGATGCCTCCTACGCACATAATGAGGAGTAACTATTTTTCTACTCTTGAGACTGAAGGTAGGATCATGGTGCTAATTCAGGTTTCACTTTATAGTTCTTGCGTGCATAAATGAGATTCTCATTTCCTTGCTTCCATTGTGCACACAATCAGTTTGTCTGTAGAAATGTAAAGCTGAAAAAAAAACCCAGCCTCTGTCCAGTGCACTATTTGCACATCTTGTCGAAGCTGCCTCTGTAGTTTTTCCTTCAAAAGGCAACAAAAAATGTTGGAGATTCGAAGCTTGAGCTAAATAGATGAACTTTCTGAATTTGGTAACACGTACACCTTTTTGGTTTCAAAAAGGTTATCAAACGGTGCTTTTACTCTATTGCCACTGGTACAAATTATGAATGACTTTGTCTTTGCTGCATACCATGCCTGCAGGTTTATAACCACTATTTGAGTGGACTTTTAGTCTGGAGTAGGGGGTAGCTGCACTTGTTTGTATCCTGAGACAGCAAGTTTGCAGATAGAACCTTGAACTAGCTCCTCTGTCACCTGTATCAACTTGAGTGTCCTTGGAGAAGCTCCTGCAAGCAACATTACCAATTTGCTTGGATCCTTTCTCATGGGAAATATTGTCAACACTGTTAGAAGATTAGTGAATGTGATTTCTGAGGGCTTATCTAGTACAGTATCACCTAAAGAGAACTGTTCTACGGACGCTGTGGTTGCTAAGGGTTTGGAACGTGGTCCAGCCAGGGATACACATAAGAGCAAAGAGTTGAGACCACACAGTGTTCCTTCTGAAAATAATTTGTTTCACTGCGATGCTTATGAGAAATTGATCAACGGTGAGCTTAATTTAGGTTGTAGAAGCAGTCCTGAGGCTTCAGAGGACTATAAAATGATACCAAATGCAGATAGAGCAGTGTCTGGTCCTTTGGATGCGAGAGGTTGTGAAAGTACCCCTAAAGCTTTGTTAAGGAGACAAGCTGAGCGGCAAATAACTAACGAGAAAGCATCAATTCAGGCGATGGTTCCAACTGGAACTTCAGCCTCTCCAGATGTGAAAGATCCTAAAACGGTGAGTTCCGAACTCTGCATCTCAAAAAATGAAATAATATTTCTCCACTCTCAGCCTTAAAATGATTGTTCAgcaaatctctctctctctctctctctctctctctctcagcaaCAAACAGACAATAAGTATACGTTTTACTTGCTTGTTCAATCATCCAGAGCATATAAATGACTTTAATCTGATGTTACATTTATATAGAGCTACCACACACTTTAAGCTAGATCAATGCAATCTTGAATAAGCTAATCTCTGGATGGCCTAGTGTAGCACATCCCTACATGTTTTCTTGGTGATAACCATTTGCTTAAGGTAATTTTGAATGTTTTGGACAACTTATAGTGTATAAGTAACTTAAATCCAATCTTAATCCCAGGGAATACAATTGGTTAGACTGATTGCTTAGTTCCTTATAAAAGCTGGCGCCTTACTGGGTGAATGCAGTAGGGCTCTGCACCAACTTTGTCACCATAAATCATGCTGCTGTCATTTTGAAATTAATTTTTTGAAGATACATTAAAGAAACTGATCAAGTTGTGCAAATGCTGCAACATCTAAAACTCTAGTATTTTGCCTGCAGTCAGGTTGTATGTGTATTGTGACTCCATTGATGTCTCACTATGTTTTATCTTGCTTGTATATGTAATTTTTATGATTGAACCTAACCCGACATTTAATTAGTGAATTGTTCATTCAAAATATCAGGTGCTATTTCCGCTTACCCGCAGTCGCAGTAAGGCTATGGCTGTTTCCACACCTGAACATCTCAAACTGAGAAACGCCAGATCAGGTGAAGCATTTGGTTTTTGACTTGTTTCTGTAAACCATTTATCCATAATCCATATTTACCCAAGAAAGAGAAAACTCATTTTCAGGTCAACTAGTAGTTCCACGGTTGGATTCAGGAAGCCAAAAAATTATCTATGACGTGGTTAGTAACAACATAACTGGTCATTCTTGTCACTGTTACCGGACAGCTTTGTCCATGACTGGCAGATGTGTGGTTGCTAAAAATAGGTCATGGTTTattcttgttttctaatatacaGGAAAAGTCTAATGTGAACAAACGGGTGCATACTAGACTTTCCCTCTATAAGAACCTTAATCTTGTCATGTGGTGGTTATTATTTGGATTCCGCAATGGACCATCATTCAATccgcttgggggggggggggggggggggggggagggggggatcTCACTTTTTTGTGAATAGGTCCTCTGTTTTTCACTCATTCCAGACTACCGATGAAGTTCATGTGTTTATTGAAATGAACATTGCCTTCAATAGTGGCTATATCATTTGGTTCTTGAATGTGACGCTGTGTTGAAATTATTGCTTCTTAGCTGCAACATATGACAACTGTACTATGTTGCAAAACAAAATCAATTCCTGTACGTTTTTGGAACTCCAAATTCAACTTTAGCACTGCATCACAGTAGCTTAACATACCCTAAAAAACAGTGCCATAACAAggcaaataaataaataaattcaGCCTTATTAGTGAAGTGTGCATACTGAAGTGAGCTATTTACCAGGCAGAAGTACCTATCACCCCATTGGTGGAGCAAAGTTCTGCAGGTAAAGCGTTGCCGAGTACACCATCACAAGTGATCAAAACTCCAATTCCATATGTAAGTATAGGAAATGTGCCTAGTTCTTGTGGTACTAATTGATTCTGAGTGTTGCCTGTATATTTATATGTTTTATCAGCATACTAGAATATGATCCCCAATCAATCACGCTGCTGTCAGTTCGAAAATAATTGCTTGAAAATAATTAAATTATACTCAATGAACCAAGCAACTTCTGCAAAGGCTACACTATCTGAAACTATGCTGACTTTGAAATCAGAATACTACCTGCAGTCAAGCCGTGTGTATATTATGAATCAATTTATGTTTGAACGTATTATTTTTTGCTTGTATTGGAAATGCTATGATGATTTCTAACATCTCATTGATTTATTCATTAAAAGGGACGATCTCCACTTCCTCGTAATAAGGATAAGGTGTTATCTGTTGCCACACCCGAAACTCCCAAACTGAGAAGCTCTAGATCAGGTTTGGTTTCTGAATGTCTATTTGTACAAATCATTTATCTATTTTGATACAGGAAAGGGACATTCTTTTCAGGTCGACTGATAGTTCCACGTTTGGATCCAGGAGCACAAAATATTATCTATGACGCGGTTAGTAACCGCATAACCATGTCCATAGATGTTTGTTTTGGTTTTATGCATCTGGTATGAGTTATAAGTTTTGCAGTCAACTCAGAAATTTATGTATCTTATGTGGATAAGAGCTAGTTATGTGAAGTTAAATTACCAAGTATCACAATGTCACAAGCCATTTGGTGTTTTTATTTGTCGGCATTCCAGATCTAGTTGTCGTTGCAGCTTATTACCAGTTCAACCCACTTCGATGTCCCAATGATACTTTGAAATGGAAGCCAGCAGCCTCGGATGGCTCCGCTCCCACCCTCTAGCTCCTCCAAGCCCCCGCTGCCTGCCGCCGACGCCCCCGCCGGCCGCCCGTCTCCCAGCCTCCCCCGCCCCCTGCCATGGAATCACCTGGCACTGCCCCTGTCGACCGCCGGGCGACCCTCTCCGGCGAGCGCGTGTCCTCCGGTGACTGCTGGCTCAGCTCGGAGAGCGAGTCCTCGGCGCGCTCGTACAGGGACGTCGCCCTCACCCCTCCGGCGCCTGCTACTTCGCCGGTACCTGGGGCCCCTGGCCGCGTCGCGCTGGTTGCCCGCGTGCCTGCCAGGCAACGGCTTGGACCCCGCTCAGAAGTCCACCGCGTCTCTGGCGGGGCTGTGCTTGACGCTGATGGGTTCCAGCAGCCGCGACGCAGGAACCGACACTGTCGTCCGCGCCAGGACGGCACCCCCAGCTCCTCAcctccccgccgccgcagcccatCGCCGGAGGAGATTGCCGGGCTGTGTTTTCGCTGCCTCGACCACCGCCACCGGGTGAGGGACTGCACCAACGACGTCCGGTGCAGGCGCTGCCTCGCCTCTGGCCACGAATCCCGCGACTGCGACAGCCGGCGCCACGGCGACGCGCGGCCTCCACGTGTCGCCCCAGGTAGGGACGGCCCGCCACCGGCGCCCCCAGCGCGCcgccgcgcccccaccccctcGGCGCCGCCTGCGCTTCCCCAGCTGGTCCAGGCTCCCCCTCCGCGGCCCGACGTACCCGTGCGTGTCATCATGGCGCAATCCGCGGAGATGGAGGAGGCCGAGCGGGTCCTTGGCCGCGCAATGGTGGCTTCCATCACCGGCAACAGGCCGCAGGTGACCGCGGCCGAGGTGGCCGAGCTGCTCTACCGCTCCCTCGAGCTCTCCGAAGGCGATTTCACCGTCCATGAGCACCACCCGAAGACTTCCTCATCCTCTTCTCCTCCCTGGACACCATGCGCCGGCTCAATGGCGAGCATTTCATCAGCTCGCCGCGCTTCGCGCTGTCGCTTCGGCCATGGTGCAAGCTCGCGCATGCCGGCGCCGGCGTGTTCGAATACCGCGTCGAGCTCGAGCTCCATGGCATTCCCGCCCAAGCCTGGCATCTTTCCACCGCCGAGCACGTTCTTGGGGAGAGCTGCTGGATCAAGAGGTTACACCCCCACACGCGCTCTCGCGAGAACCTGGCCGTCTTTCGGCTTTCCGGCCGTGTGCACAACCCCGCCGACGTCTGCCGTGCCGCCATCCTGGAGATCGTCGAGCTCCTGCCGTCTCGTGTGCCCTCGGAGGCGCCGGTGGTCAGGACGCTCACGTACCCCATCTCCATTGCGCTCGTACGTGCGGCTCCGCTTGGGGCGCCCCCTCCCGGTGCCCAGGCCAACAGCGACGACCCCGGCCGCGATGGCGCCGGTAATGGGCATGGCCAGGGCCAGGGCTCCGGACCTGGTCGGGCGCGACGCCGTGGCCGGAAGCGCAGGCGGTCTAACGCTGCGCCGGACGGCCGGGCCGACGGCATGGCCATGGACGCGTTCACTTGGCACGCCGGCGACCGCTCAAGGCGAGCCGATGGGACGAGCATGGCGACCTCCTGGCCCCggccggcggcagcggcggcggtgcCACCCGCCTTGCCGACGCGGGATGGCATGTTGTCATGGTCGGGTCAGTCGGGCCTCGCTAGTTCTCGTCACCGAGCCAAACGAGGAAAAAGAAGGGCCCCGCAAGGGCAGGCTTTGGAGGCAGGCTTGACGCACACGTCTGTCGAGCCCGCTGACGACGCCACGACAGTTGTGTCGAGGCCAGCTGGCGAACTCCCACTGGTAGCGGGTGCGCAGGAGAGCCCCGGAATTTCAAACACCGGCTCTCCCCATGATCCCGAGGACGATCCCGCCGGCCCCACCCCTGCCGCTGCTGATCCGACGCCGTGTCGGGACCTTGCCCTTTTGAGCCAGGTCCCAAACTCGCAGCCTGTGGCGCCAGTTGGTTTAGGAGAGCCAGGATCGCCTGCCGCCTTGTCGGGGCAAAGTGGCATCTCGCCCGCTCCTGTCGCCCGAGCGGGCCCAGGAATCTCCGCTGACCAGTCACCGCAGCCCCACGATCACACCACGGCGATTTCGGCGGGAAGAGACGCCCTCGTTGCCGCCTCCATCGCCATCGTGCCGGCGCCCGCGCCCCCCTCTGAAGTTTGGGTCCCGCCTCCTCCCACGACTGCCGATGGGCCAAATGAGGCTGGGCCGCCAACAGCCGAGCCCGCAACTCCTGCGCCGACGCCCCTAGTGGCCGCTGTCGGGCCCCCAGTCACCAGATCACCGGTGCCCACTGCCCAGAGCCCAATCTCCATCCTACAGCGTCCCCGTGGCCACTCTGTGCTCGCGCCCACCCCTGATCGCCGCCCGCCTGTCGCCGGCCCCCGTTCGCCTGCGTCTGGTCGGTTTGCCTCGCCACCAATCACTATGCGGCGATCGCGCAGCCGTGCTACTTCGCAACAGGCATGGACGCTTGGCGAGTTTCTGGCTGCAGCCACGAAGCACATCAGTGCGTCGCTACCGACACCTGGGAAGCGGCCACGTCGGCCCCTCCAGACCGGCATCCTCCAGCAGCTCCACCCCTGACGCGCCATCTTGGCGATCTTCCTTTACGCCGACGACGTGATGCTCTTCTGTCACGCCACAACCGAGGAGGTCTCCGCTGTCAAAGGCATCCTGGACGTGTTTGGCACGGCttctctgctccaggtgaactacACCAAGAGTTCTGTCACGGTTCTCCACGGAGATGATTCTGACGCGGGACTGATGGAGCTGCTCGGGTGCCCTGTGGTGACGCTGCCGATCACCTATTTAGGCATCCCGCTCACCACCCGTCGCCCTTCCGCAGCCCAGCTGCAACCTCTCGTCGACGCGGTGGTGGGCCGGCTCCCTACCTGGAAGGCATGGCTGATGAACAAGGCTGGTCGGCTGGCGCTTGTCAAGTCGGTGCTCAACGCTATCCCAATTCACCAATTGCTCGCACTCGCACCCCCCCAAGAAAACCCTGAAGCAACTTGAGAAGATTCAACGAGGTTTTCTTTGGGCCGGCCGCGCGGACGCCCATGGTGGTCACTGTCATGTCAATTGGCGCCGGGTCTGCCGCCCGCTCGAATATGGTGGCCTAGGTGTCCGGGATCTCGAGCGCACGGGGCTCGCGCTCCGGCTACGTTGGCTATGGCTTGCGCGTACGGACACTGAGCGCGCATGGCAGGGGCTGGACCTGCAGTTTTCGTTCGAAGAGCGTGCCCTCTTTCATGCCTCCACGACCATGGCCATTGGGGACGGCTCGACCGCCCTCTTTTGGGAGGACCGCTGGCTCGGCGGCCAGTCCGTCCGCGAGCTTGCGCCCATGCTCTTCCAGTGCATCCCCAAGCATCTCCGGAAAGTGAGAACGGTGGCGGAGGCCTTGGCCGGCAACAGCTGGGCGCGCGACATCCGTGGGCTGCTCGGCCTCCCCGAGATTGGACAGTACCTGAAGCTCTGGCACCTTGTGCAGCACGTAGAGCTGTCCAACGAGCCGGACTATTAGGAAAGCAACTTATCTTTCTTGAAGGCCCAAGGGGCATATATATATTACACAAGACTTGAGGTGCAAGGAAACTAAACATAGACTAATAAGGACTCCTAGACCAATACTAATACTCCTTAACACCCCCCCTCAAATGCAAAGCGTATGCAATAGCATTGCATTTGAAGAAGTGTAATACTAAAAAAAATGATAATCCAAATCCGCGTCTTGAGAGTGTCGTCGTAGCATGAAGAGTCTTCAAAACCTGTCGAGTCGCCAAAGGGGATAACGAAGAGATGGCACATCAGAGGAAGACACCGCACCAATAGAAGATACAATAGAAGTATCAAGAGAAGATGGGTTGTCAAAAGAAGATGGCCATCAAGAGAAGAAGCATTGCTTAAAGAATCATGGCCCATGAAAACCGACGGCCAAAGAAACTCGGCGGCAAGAGAATGAGCTTAGATCAACAATGCAAAGAGAGGCCACAGAAATCCTATAGAGAGGACAATGACCAGAAAAAGGCTGACGGACAAAAGTTTGATGGACTCGCATGACATGAGAAACACAAAATATCAACGGATTTGGTGGACACAGCAGAAAACAAGGAAGGTAAAATCTAGGAAGCATACACGACACAAAGATGCAAAATCCATCGTGTATGCAGAAGACATTGGACTCCTTTTTTTTGTTGTTGAAATCAAGATGGGAACGGAAAGACAGCAGCTAGTATGCAGGAGCGAACTCAGCAGCAAAGCAGCAGCTATAGCACAGCAGCCTGAACGCAGCAGCACGCACATCGATCTGGAGCTGGACGAGGTAACCCGATCTGGCGCACAGGTGCGAACGCAGCACAGTAGCCAACCAGGCGA contains:
- the LOC125537821 gene encoding uncharacterized protein LOC125537821 isoform X2, which gives rise to MGNIVNTVRRLVNVISEGLSSTVSPKENCSTDAVVAKGLERGPARDTHKSKELRPHSVPSENNLFHCDAYEKLINGELNLGCRSSPEASEDYKMIPNADRAVSGPLDARGCESTPKALLRRQAERQITNEKASIQAMVPTGTSASPDVKDPKTVLFPLTRSRSKAMAVSTPEHLKLRNARSGQLVVPRLDSGSQKIIYDVAEVPITPLVEQSSAGKALPSTPSQVIKTPIPYGRSPLPRNKDKVLSVATPETPKLRSSRSGRLIVPRLDPGAQNIIYDADGSICGVTNSQLQRLQGYNSEPPAKRRSRCSSSDHGRLLLF
- the LOC125537821 gene encoding uncharacterized protein LOC125537821 isoform X3 — translated: MGNIVNTVRRLVNVISEGLSSTVSPKENCSTDAVVAKGLERGPARDTHKSKELRPHSVPSENNLFHCDAYEKLINDRAVSGPLDARGCESTPKALLRRQAERQITNEKASIQAMVPTGTSASPDVKDPKTVLFPLTRSRSKAMAVSTPEHLKLRNARSGQLVVPRLDSGSQKIIYDVAEVPITPLVEQSSAGKALPSTPSQVIKTPIPYGRSPLPRNKDKVLSVATPETPKLRSSRSGRLIVPRLDPGAQNIIYDAVSNRITMSIDVCFGFMHLDGSICGVTNSQLQRLQGYNSEPPAKRRSRCSSSDHGRLLLF
- the LOC125537821 gene encoding uncharacterized protein LOC125537821 isoform X4, translating into MGNIVNTVRRLVNVISEGLSSTVSPKENCSTDAVVAKGLERGPARDTHKSKELRPHSVPSENNLFHCDAYEKLINGELNLGCRSSPEASEDYKMIPNADRAVSGPLDARGCESTPKALLRRQAERQITNEKASIQAMVPTGTSASPDVKDPKTVLFPLTRSRSKAMAVSTPEHLKLRNARSGQLVVPRLDSGSQKIIYDVAEVPITPLVEQSSAGKALPSTPSQVIKTPIPYGRSPLPRNKDKVLSVATPETPKLRSSRSGKGHSFQVD
- the LOC125537821 gene encoding uncharacterized protein LOC125537821 isoform X1, producing MGNIVNTVRRLVNVISEGLSSTVSPKENCSTDAVVAKGLERGPARDTHKSKELRPHSVPSENNLFHCDAYEKLINGELNLGCRSSPEASEDYKMIPNADRAVSGPLDARGCESTPKALLRRQAERQITNEKASIQAMVPTGTSASPDVKDPKTVLFPLTRSRSKAMAVSTPEHLKLRNARSGQLVVPRLDSGSQKIIYDVAEVPITPLVEQSSAGKALPSTPSQVIKTPIPYGRSPLPRNKDKVLSVATPETPKLRSSRSGRLIVPRLDPGAQNIIYDAVSNRITMSIDVCFGFMHLDGSICGVTNSQLQRLQGYNSEPPAKRRSRCSSSDHGRLLLF